A region of Plectropomus leopardus isolate mb chromosome 16, YSFRI_Pleo_2.0, whole genome shotgun sequence DNA encodes the following proteins:
- the gnpat gene encoding dihydroxyacetone phosphate acyltransferase, giving the protein MASSAVYTHRDPMLKKRDDFEDILEERRNSSDLRYALRCYTPVLYKGVTPCSSSVLKSIVLQSDQLHYVISQVSKETGKTTEDIQEEASAILEEMAHSQQLSTIRFFAFTLSKIFKTLFRSICVNEEGIQRLQQAIQEHPVVLLPSHRSYMDFLLMSYILYTYDLALPVIAAGMDFMAMKFVGEMLRMSGAFFIRRSFGGDKLYWAVFSEYVRTILKNGFAPVEFFLEGTRSRTAKSLTPKLGLLNIVMDPYLKGEVFDVNMVPVSISYERILEEALYARELLGIPKPKESTSGLIKARKVLSEDYGSIHVYFGQPLSVRSLAQGKVNRCQFNLVPRHIPKRPGEDIHNFVNDSAYRLVRAQEENMVLKPWVLLASLLLQNQAEGQKQGMMLDELTTQAAWLRDLSRQYGAFLHWPDHVAPSEVVSSSLSLHRGLVRICEGRVQLAVEQGGPAGPGGPHSAVTPEEELLSQAVIILSCASYRNQALHVFLRPALLASAIHTASSNQKQEVFNSFSFLRNMFSNEFILCPGATVQDFEEACYLLVKTGALQVTHQEVLVTERGQRTLAFLTSMLDPFVQGYQVVCRFLCEEATESLTEKQFIPAVRKFITKHLLAGRLRHTEVLSSDLQKNCLAAFLRLGAVRKIKGAEQGTLKVNRVMVNSLEDTLGGKLPTQKAVIARL; this is encoded by the exons ATGGCATCCAGCGCAGTTTACACG CACAGAGACCCTATGCTGAAGAAGAGAGATGactttgaggacattttggaggagaggaggaactCCAGTGACCTGAGATACGCCCTCAGATGTTACACTCCGGTTCTTTACAAAGGAGTGACGCCGTGTAGCTCCAGCGTGCTGAAGAGCATAGTGCTTCAGTCTGATCAGCTGCACTATGTCATCAGTCAG gtTTCTAAAGAGACGGGGAAGACGACTGAAGACATTCAGGAGGAGGCGTCGGCCATCCTGGAGGAGATGGCTCACTCTCAGCAGCTTAGCACCATTCGCTTCTTTGCCTTCACACTCAGCAAGATCTTTAAAACCCTGTTCAGGAGCATCTGTGTCAACGAGGAGGGCATCCAGAgg CTCCAACAGGCCATTCAGGAGCACCCGGTAGTCCTGTTACCCAGTCACCGTAGCTACATGGACTTCCTGCTGATGTCATACATCCTGTATACCTACGACCTGGCTCTGCCTGTCATCGCTGCCGGCATGG ACTTCATGGCGATGAAATTTGTTGGGGAGATGCTGCGGATGTCCGGCGCTTTCTTTATTCGGAGGTCGTTTGGTGGAGACAAACTGTACTGGGCCGTCTTCTCAGAGTACGTCAGGACCATTTTGAAG AATGGATTTGCACCAGTTGAATTTTTCCTTGAGGGAACCAGAAGCCGGACGGCCAAGTCTTTGACTCCAAAGTTAG GTCTGCTGAACATTGTCATGGATCCGTACCTTAAAGGCGAGGTGTTTGACGTTAACATGGTCCCAGTCAGCATCAGCTATGAGAGGATCTTAGAGGAGGCGCTTTATGCCCGAGAGCTGCTGGGTATTCCCAAACCCAAGGAGTCCACCTCA ggTCTGATTAAAGCCAGAAAGGTCCTCAGTGAAGACTATGGCAGCATCCATGTGTATTTTGGTCAACCTCTGTCTGTCAGAAGTTTAGCCCAGGGCAAAGTTAACCGCTGCCAGTTCAACCTGGTACCAAG ACACATTCCCAAGAGACCTGGTGAGGACATCCACAACTTTGTGAATGACTCCGCTTACAGGCTGGTGCGGGCCCAGGAGGAGAACATGGTCCTGAAGCCGTGGGTCCTTCTGGCCTCTCTGCTGCTACAGAACCAGGCGGAGGGGCAGAAACAGGGGATGATGCTGGACGAGCTGACTACACAAGCTGCGTGGCTCCGGGATCTTTCCCGGCAGTACGGAGCGTTCCTCCACTGGCCCG ACCACGTTGCTCCATCAGAGGTAGTTTCCTCCAGTCTTTCCCTGCATCGAGGCTTAGTGAGGATCTGTGAGGGAAGAGTCCAGCTCGCTGTGGAACAAG GAGGACCAGCGGGGCCAGGGGGGCCTCACAGCGCCGTCACTCCTGAAGAGGAGCTGTTGAGTCAGGCAGTCATCATTCTCTCCTGCGCCTCCTACAGGAACCAAGCGCTGCACGTCTTTCTGCGACCGGCTCTGCTGGCCTCAGCCATCCACACTGCATCTTCCAACCAGAAAC aggaGGTCTTCAACAGTTTCAGCTTCCTAAGAAACATGTTCTCCAATGAGTTCATCCTCTGTCCTGGAGCTACAGTGCAG GACTTTGAGGAGGCCTGTTACCTGCTGGTGAAGACTGGAGCTCTGCAGGTCACCCACCAGGAGGTTCTGGTTACAGAAAGAGGGCAGAGAACACTGGCCTTCCTCACCAGCATGCTGGATCCCTTCGTACAAGGATACCAG gtggtGTGTCGCTTCCTGTGCGAAGAGGCCACTGAgtctttgacagaaaaacagtttattCCCGCCGTCCGGAAGTTCATCACCAAACATCTTTTAGcag GTAgactgagacacactgaggtGTTGTCGTCTGACCTCCAGAAGAACTGTCTGGCAGCTTTTCTACGACTCGGAGCTGTGCGGAAAATCAAAGG AGCGGAGCAGGGGACGTTAAAGGTCAACCGGGTGATGGTGAACTCATTGGAAGACACTCTTG GAGGAAAACTCCCCACTCAGAAAGCTGTCATCGCTCGCCTCTAA
- the c16h1orf131 gene encoding uncharacterized protein C1orf131 homolog isoform X1, translating to MNIKEDEDCLFLEHVLDKLYEFDDGPASRKKQKSQKKKKRKRCEEEEVEFPAVKDSCSNTDDNRADHDDTEQQQQQQQPNTEHTGSTIQQVSQVEVVTFQDPRKKLKTKQTPAPDRLPALQKITEKKESGKLEELNLEKARLEVHRFGITGYKKEQQRVFEQDRAVMLGARPPKKEYVNYKVLQKQIKEKKQKAKEEVQPDLKKKKKQSNQRDKKKVSSGSGSGSGSALSGQVGRFKNGMLILSSKEIQKIKGKKRGK from the exons atgaacataaaagaAGACGAAGACTGCCTGTTTCTTGAGCACGTTTTGGATAAACTTTATGAGTTTG ATGACGGACCAGCATCAAGAAAGAAGCAGAAGtctcagaagaagaaaaaacgaaaaagatgtgaggaggaggaagtagAGTTCCCTGCAGTGAAGGATAGCTGCAGCAACACTGACGACAACAGAGCAGATCACGATGATActgaacaacagcagcagcagcagcaaccaaACACTGAGCACACAG GTTCAACCATCCAGCAGGTGAGTCAGGTTGAGGTTGTTACATTCCAGGACCCCAGAAAGAAACTGAAAACCAAGCAGACACCGGCCCCCGACAGACTGCCT GCCCTTCAGAAGATAACAGAGAAGAAGGAAAGCGGCAAACTAGAAGAACTCAATTTGGAAAAG GCTCGCCTTGAGGTCCATCGCTTTGGAATAACAGGCTATAAGAAGGAGCAGCAGCGTGTTTTTGAGCAGGACAGAGCCGTCATGCTGGGAGCAAGA CCTCCGAAGAAGGAATACGTCAACTACAAGGTGCTGCAGAAGCAGATCAAAGAGAAGAAGCAGAAAGCAAAGGAAGAAGTTCAGCCG GacctgaagaaaaagaagaagcagagcAATCAAAG GGACAAGAAGAAGGTGTcctctggttctggttctggttctggcTCGGCCCTCTCAGGTCAGGTGGGCCGCTTCAAGAACGGCATGCTGATCCTCAGCTCCAAGGAGATTCAGAAAATCAAAGGCAAAAAGAGAGGCAAATAA
- the c16h1orf131 gene encoding uncharacterized protein C1orf131 homolog isoform X2: MNIKEDEDCLFLEHVLDKLYEFDDGPASRKKQKSQKKKKRKRCEEEEVEFPAVKDSCSNTDDNRADHDDTEQQQQQQQPNTEHTGSTIQQVSQVEVVTFQDPRKKLKTKQTPAPDRLPKITEKKESGKLEELNLEKARLEVHRFGITGYKKEQQRVFEQDRAVMLGARPPKKEYVNYKVLQKQIKEKKQKAKEEVQPDLKKKKKQSNQRDKKKVSSGSGSGSGSALSGQVGRFKNGMLILSSKEIQKIKGKKRGK; this comes from the exons atgaacataaaagaAGACGAAGACTGCCTGTTTCTTGAGCACGTTTTGGATAAACTTTATGAGTTTG ATGACGGACCAGCATCAAGAAAGAAGCAGAAGtctcagaagaagaaaaaacgaaaaagatgtgaggaggaggaagtagAGTTCCCTGCAGTGAAGGATAGCTGCAGCAACACTGACGACAACAGAGCAGATCACGATGATActgaacaacagcagcagcagcagcaaccaaACACTGAGCACACAG GTTCAACCATCCAGCAGGTGAGTCAGGTTGAGGTTGTTACATTCCAGGACCCCAGAAAGAAACTGAAAACCAAGCAGACACCGGCCCCCGACAGACTGCCT AAGATAACAGAGAAGAAGGAAAGCGGCAAACTAGAAGAACTCAATTTGGAAAAG GCTCGCCTTGAGGTCCATCGCTTTGGAATAACAGGCTATAAGAAGGAGCAGCAGCGTGTTTTTGAGCAGGACAGAGCCGTCATGCTGGGAGCAAGA CCTCCGAAGAAGGAATACGTCAACTACAAGGTGCTGCAGAAGCAGATCAAAGAGAAGAAGCAGAAAGCAAAGGAAGAAGTTCAGCCG GacctgaagaaaaagaagaagcagagcAATCAAAG GGACAAGAAGAAGGTGTcctctggttctggttctggttctggcTCGGCCCTCTCAGGTCAGGTGGGCCGCTTCAAGAACGGCATGCTGATCCTCAGCTCCAAGGAGATTCAGAAAATCAAAGGCAAAAAGAGAGGCAAATAA